A single genomic interval of Hemibagrus wyckioides isolate EC202008001 linkage group LG13, SWU_Hwy_1.0, whole genome shotgun sequence harbors:
- the neurl4 gene encoding neuralized-like protein 4 isoform X2: MAAELHPRSGKLIGLSNSNRTAQRNQPVQEFNHGLVLSREPLRDRDVFTVRIDKKVNSWSGSIEIGVTALDPAALDFPSSATGLKGGSWIVSGCSVLKDGRSVLEEYGRDLDQLGEGDRVGIQRNGRGELHLWVNGQDCGPAASGLPSRLWAVVDLYGKCTQVTVVSCEPPADTGNEEREELEEGEADRAASTAASPAALMPDHEDRTGGVALPAVPAIAGVVNGSAEDAPEVTRGHRHGRPDKFPNNFDPDTVLTEHQLFDVFNNAIVSLYRSEDEGADDSGLGGVGGSGGSSDSSRGGTGSSNGSRERGNENGVGGRAEGGGNNNNNLSGGGGGSGAGTAVSNSGMTTNDALLFHEKCGTLIKLSNNNKTAERRRPLDEFNNGVVMTNRPLRHNEMFEIRIDKLVDKWSGSIEIGVTTHNPNNLDYPATMTNLRSGTIMMSGCGILTNGKGTRREYCEFSLDELQEGDHIGLMRKASGALHFYINGIDQGVAANQTPGVVYGVVDLYGMAVKVTIVHNHNHSDRLRRNNAIMRALSPDVGRPRPALSLTPDPEAPDRLLFHPNCGQKAAIIGDGRTALRPHATDDFNHGVVLSNRPLHSNEVFQVRIDKMVDKWAGSIEIGVTTHNPAYLQLPSTMTNLRSGTWMMTGNGVMHNGTTILDEYGHNLDRLKAGDTVGVVRKDDGSLHFFVNGVPQGPAAWNVPPSVYAVVDLYGQAAQATIMDDMADLPPLPDDSSEGPVAMSPGSPCSVTGVSASSDLRFHHLHGTNAVITNGGRTALRQNCRSEFNDAIVISNRNSVCVIRCLRDGELFEIVIQKMVDRWSGSIEAGVTAIRPEELEFPNTMTDIDYDTWMLSGTAIMQDGNTMRNNYGCDLDSLGTGSRIGMMRSASGDLHYYINGVDQGVACTGLPPGKDVYAVIDLYGQCVQVSITSSSGPLDNSLCTSNITEKSFPIHSPVAGVAHRLHNKHGKNVVLLGDGCQAVRVGGYSHAIVFSAKELKTDELFEVKINEVDERWSGSLHIGLTTLQPPELPSCPLSGLSPSLTQLRSKVTWLLAGSEVRRNGMLQRQNFGCSLDRLTVGNRVGVKRCSDDTMHIFIDGEDMGPAATAVAKNVYAVLDLYGKVTAVSIVSSTLAEDTDSVKASSLSSDSCSEGEDESTPCESESAMVPVAMSFLENHGKNIQLSNQNLTAARVSSYNQGLLVTAHALPRQQLFQFQIDRLNTSWTSSLSLGVIGHSPDRLNFPSTACCLKRSVWLLQRDSVFHNSLKICENYGPNLDTCPEGTVLGLLVDTNGCLHLYVNGMDQGVAAQDIPSPCYPIIDLYGQCEQVTIVTSHMEAVGAESGDVCCQGDMEKADMVDGIKESVCWTPPPEVNPNKTCEYQALCSRFKDLLTLPDGYFNEDAKYNLCYCESCHKLRGDEAYYKHGEPPRDYALPFGWCRFALRIKPHCDVSNTYKKWHIAYHGTSVGSLRRTLDHSQILPHSSPVFSATPVKVEGHGSYSEPEENSAPEREIPRVHLSPTMRYSGLEVFAPKVQFRDPRSLRCHQAQVGFQVCVRPGSYKVGPQSLGISEPLDPRFNNTEIEWITKEKGGTLLYGLLIRVE, translated from the exons GTGAACTCGTGGAGTGGCTCTATAGAGATTGGCGTGACGGCGCTGGATCCGGCCGCTCTCGACTTCCCCAGCAGCGCGACGGGGCTGAAGGGCGGCTCGTGGATCGTGTCCGGCTGCTCCGTGCTGAAGGACGGACGCTCGGTTCTGGAGGAATACGGGCGTGACCTGGACCAGCTAGGCGAAGGCGACCGCGTCGGGATCCAGCGGAACGGCCGGGGAGAGCTGCACCTGTGGGTGAACGGGCAGGACTGTGGTCCGGCGGCCAGCGGGCTGCCCTCGCGCCTGTGGGCTGTAGTGGACCTCTACGGCAAGTGCACCCAGGTCACCGTGGTCAGCTGCGAGCCTCCGGCGGACACAGGGAACGAAGAGCGGGAGGAGTTAGAGGAGGGAGAGGCGGACAGGGCAGCGTCTACGGCGGCGTCTCCGGCTGCTCTCATGCCGGATCATGAGGACAGAACAGGGGGCGTGGCTTTACCCGCCGTTCCTGCTATAGCTGGCGTGGTGAACGGCTCGGCTGAGGATG CGCCTGAAGTTACACGAGGACACAGACACGGACGACCGGACAAATTCCCAAATAACTTCGATCCAGACACCG tcctCACGGAGCACCAGTTATTTGACGTGTTCAACAACGCCATCGTGTCACTGTACCGTTCGGAAGACGAGGGTGCAGACGACTCGGGTTTAGGAGGTGTGGGCGGTTCAGGAGGAAGTTCAGACTCCTCCAGAGGGGGAACAGGAAGCAGTAACGGATCTCGAGAACGAGGAAACGAGAATGGCGTCGGAGGTCGAGCAGAGGGTGGGggcaacaacaataacaacctgtcaggaggaggaggaggaagtgggGCGGGGACGGCGGTAAGCAACAGTGGGATGACCACCAACGACGCGCTGCTGTTCCATGAGAAGTGCGGCACGCTGATTAAACtgagcaacaacaacaagacGGCCGAGAGGAGGAGACCGCTGGACGAGTTCAACAATGGTGTGGTCATGACCAACCGCCCGCTCAGACACAACGagatgtttgag ATTCGTATTGATAAACTGGTGGATAAATGGTCCGGATCCATTGAGATCGGAGTCACGACCCACAACCCCAACAATCTGGATTATCCTGCGACGATGACCAACTTACGCTCAG GAACCATCATGATGAGCGGCTGTGGGATTTTGACCAACGGAAAGGGCACACGTAGGGAGTACTGTGAGTTCAGCTTGGATGAGCTTCAG GAAGGGGATCATATCGGGTTGATGAGGAAAGCCAGCGGCGCTTTACACTTCTACATCAACGGCATTGACCAAG GCGTAGCTGCTAACCAAACCCCGGGTGTGGTGTACGGTGTAGTGGACCTCTATGGCATGGCAGTAAAAGTCACCATCGTCCACAATCACAACCACAGCGACCGTTTACGGCGCAACAACGCCATCATGAGAGCTCTATCGCCCGATGTGGGCCGACCCCGACCCGCCCTCTCGCTCACCCCCGACCCAGAAGCTCCGGACCGGCTTCTCTTCCACCCCAACTGTGGGCAGAAAGCGGCCATCATCGGCGACGGCAGGACGGCACTGCGACCTCA CGCAACAGACGACTTTAATCACGGAGTTGTGCTCAGCAATCGCCCACTGCACTCCAATGAAGTGTTCCAGGTGCGCATCGACAAGATGGTGGACAAGTGGGCGGGGTCTATTGAGATCGGCGTGACCACGCATAACCCTGCCTACCTACAGCTACCGTCCACCATGACCAACCTGCGCTCAG GGACATGGATGATGACGGGGAATGGAGTAATGCACAACGGAACCACGATACTAGACGAGTACGGACACAACCTGGACCGACTAAAA gctGGAGACACTGTCGGCGTGGTGCGGAAAGATGATGGCAGCCTGCACTTCTTCGTGAACGGGGTTCCCCAGGGGCCGGCAGCCTGGAACGTACCGCCCAGTGTTTACGCCGTAGTGGACCTGTACGGTCAGGCGGCTCAGGCAACCATCATGGATGACATGG ctGACCTTCCTCCTCTCCCAGACGACAGCTCCGAGGGTCCAGTTGCCATGTCCCCCGGCAGCCCGTGTTCTGTCACCGGAGTCAGTGCGTCCAGTGACCTGCGCTTCCATCATCTGCACGGCACCAACGCTGTCATCACCAATGGCGGCCGCACAGCTCTCCGACAGAACTGCCGCAGCGAGTTCAACGACGCTATCGTCATCTCCAACAG gaactctgtgtgtgttatcaggTGCCTTCGTGATGGTGAGTTGTTTGAGATTGTGATTCAGAAGATGGTGGATCGCTGGTCAGGATCAATAGAGGCAG gAGTGACTGCAATCAGACCAGAGGAACTGGAGTTCCCCAACACGATGACGGACATCGATTATGATACctggatgctgag CGGCACTGCGATCATGCAGGACGGGAACACCATGAGGAATAACTACGGCTGTGATCTGGACTCCCTGGGGACCGGCTCCAGGATCGGAATGATGCGTTCAGCCTCCGGAGATCTTCACTACTACATAAACGGAGTGGACCAGGGCGTGGCGTGTACCGGGTTGCCACCAGGTAAAG acGTGTATGCTGTGATTGATCTGTATGgtcagtgtgttcaggtgtCCATCACTAGCTCATCTGGTCCTCTTGACAACAGCCTGTGTACCAGTAACATCACAGAGAAGAGTTTCCCAATACACTCAccag TGGCAGGAGTGGCTCATCGTCTGCACAACAAGCACGGGAAGAACGTGGTGCTGCTCGGGGACGGCTGCCAGGCGGTCAGGGTGGGAGGGTATTCTCACGCCATCGTGTTTAGTGCAAAGGAGCTCAAGACGGATGAACTGTTCGAG GTTAAGATCAACGAGGTCGATGAGCGGTGGTCCGGATCGCTCCACATAGGCTTGACCACCCTGCAGCCCCCAGAACTACCGTCCTGCCCCCTCAGTGGCCTGTCCCCCTCCCTCACTCAGCTCAGGTCGAAGGTCACCTGGCTGCTGGCCGGGTCAGAAGTCAGACGCAACGGCATGCTGCAGAGACAAAACTTCGGCTGCTCGCTTGACAGACTGACG GTGGGGAACCGAGTGGGTGTGAAGAGATGCAGCGATGACACAATGCACATTTTTATCGATGGAGAGGACATGGGACCTGCGGCTACCGCTGTGGctaag aatgtATACGCAGTGCTGGACCTTTATGGGAAGGTGACGGCCGTGTCCATTGTCAGCTCCACTCTGGCGGAGGACACAGACAGCGTGAAGGCTTCGTCTCTCTCCTCGGACAGCTGCAGTGAAGGAGAGGACGAGTCCACACCG TGCGAGAGCGAGTCTGCCATGGTTCCCGTGGCGATGTCCTTTCTGGAGAATCATGGGAAAAATATCCAGCTGTCCAATCAGAACCTGACGGCCGCTCGAGTGTCAAGTTATAACCAGGGCCTGCTGGTCACAGCACATGCACTGCCTCGCCAGCAGCTCTTCcag TttcagatagacagactgaaCACGTCGTGGAcgtcgtctctctctctgggtgtgaTCGGTCACTCTCCAGATCGCCTCAACTTCCCTTCCACGGCCTGCTGCCTTAAACGCTCCGTCTGGCTGCTGCAGCGAGACTCCGTCTTCCACAACTCACTGAAG aTCTGTGAGAACTATGGGCCAAACTTGGACACGTGTCCTGAGGGGACAGTGCTGGGTCTGCTGGTGGACACTAATGGCTGTCTCCACCTGTATGTGAATGGGATGGACCAGGGCGTGGCAGCGCAGGACATCCCAAGCCCCTGCTACCCAATAATCGACCTGTACGGCCAATGTGAACAG gttACCATAGTGACCAGCCACATGGAGGCCGTGGGGGCGGAGAGCGGAGACGTGTGCTGCCAAGGTGACATGGAGAAAGCAGACATGGTGGACG GGATAAAGGAGAGTGTGTGCTGGACTCCTCCCCCTGAGGTGAACCCCAACAAGACGTGCGAGTACCAGGCGCTCTGCTCCAGGTTTAAGGATCTGCTCACTCTGCCTG atggtTACTTTAATGAGGATGCTAAGTATAACCTTTGTTACTGTGAGTCCTGCCATAAGCTGCGTGGTGATGAGGCTTATTATAAACACGGCGAGCCGCCGCGGGACTACGCTCTGCCCTTCGGCTGGTGCCGCTTTGCTCTGCG gatcAAGCCGCACTGTGACGTATCAAACACCTATAAGAAGTGGCACATCGCGTATCACGGAACAAGTGTGGGATCCCTGCGCCGCACACTGGACCACAGCCAGATTCTACCAC ACTCATCACCCGTGTTCTCGGCGACCCCGGTGAAGGTCGAGGGTCACGGCAGCTACAGCGAACCCGAGGAGAACAGCGCCCCCGAGAGGGAGATCCCCCGTGTGCACCTCTCCCCCACCATGCGCTACTCCGGCCTCGAGGTCTTCGCCCCTAAAGTGCA ATTCCGAGATCCTCGCTCACTGCGCTGTCATCAGGCCCAGGTGGGCTTCCAGGTGTGTGTACGTCCCGGCTCCTACAAGGTCGGCCCTCAGTCTCTGGGCATCAGCGAGCCGCTGGATCCCAGATTCAACAACACGGAGATCGAGTGGATCACCAAGGAGAAAGGAGGAACCCTGCTGTACGGCCTGCTCATCCGTGTGGAgtga
- the neurl4 gene encoding neuralized-like protein 4 isoform X1, producing MAAELHPRSGKLIGLSNSNRTAQRNQPVQEFNHGLVLSREPLRDRDVFTVRIDKKVNSWSGSIEIGVTALDPAALDFPSSATGLKGGSWIVSGCSVLKDGRSVLEEYGRDLDQLGEGDRVGIQRNGRGELHLWVNGQDCGPAASGLPSRLWAVVDLYGKCTQVTVVSCEPPADTGNEEREELEEGEADRAASTAASPAALMPDHEDRTGGVALPAVPAIAGVVNGSAEDAPEVTRGHRHGRPDKFPNNFDPDTVLTEHQLFDVFNNAIVSLYRSEDEGADDSGLGGVGGSGGSSDSSRGGTGSSNGSRERGNENGVGGRAEGGGNNNNNLSGGGGGSGAGTAVSNSGMTTNDALLFHEKCGTLIKLSNNNKTAERRRPLDEFNNGVVMTNRPLRHNEMFEIRIDKLVDKWSGSIEIGVTTHNPNNLDYPATMTNLRSGTIMMSGCGILTNGKGTRREYCEFSLDELQEGDHIGLMRKASGALHFYINGIDQGVAANQTPGVVYGVVDLYGMAVKVTIVHNHNHSDRLRRNNAIMRALSPDVGRPRPALSLTPDPEAPDRLLFHPNCGQKAAIIGDGRTALRPHATDDFNHGVVLSNRPLHSNEVFQVRIDKMVDKWAGSIEIGVTTHNPAYLQLPSTMTNLRSGTWMMTGNGVMHNGTTILDEYGHNLDRLKAGDTVGVVRKDDGSLHFFVNGVPQGPAAWNVPPSVYAVVDLYGQAAQATIMDDMADLPPLPDDSSEGPVAMSPGSPCSVTGVSASSDLRFHHLHGTNAVITNGGRTALRQNCRSEFNDAIVISNRNSVCVIRCLRDGELFEIVIQKMVDRWSGSIEAGVTAIRPEELEFPNTMTDIDYDTWMLSGTAIMQDGNTMRNNYGCDLDSLGTGSRIGMMRSASGDLHYYINGVDQGVACTGLPPGKDVYAVIDLYGQCVQVSITSSSGPLDNSLCTSNITEKSFPIHSPVAGVAHRLHNKHGKNVVLLGDGCQAVRVGGYSHAIVFSAKELKTDELFEVKINEVDERWSGSLHIGLTTLQPPELPSCPLSGLSPSLTQLRSKVTWLLAGSEVRRNGMLQRQNFGCSLDRLTVGNRVGVKRCSDDTMHIFIDGEDMGPAATAVAKNVYAVLDLYGKVTAVSIVSSTLAEDTDSVKASSLSSDSCSEGEDESTPCESESAMVPVAMSFLENHGKNIQLSNQNLTAARVSSYNQGLLVTAHALPRQQLFQFQIDRLNTSWTSSLSLGVIGHSPDRLNFPSTACCLKRSVWLLQRDSVFHNSLKICENYGPNLDTCPEGTVLGLLVDTNGCLHLYVNGMDQGVAAQDIPSPCYPIIDLYGQCEQVTIVTSHMEAVGAESGDVCCQGDMEKADMVDGIKESVCWTPPPEVNPNKTCEYQALCSRFKDLLTLPDGYFNEDAKYNLCYCESCHKLRGDEAYYKHGEPPRDYALPFGWCRFALRIKPHCDVSNTYKKWHIAYHGTSVGSLRRTLDHSQILPPDSSPVFSATPVKVEGHGSYSEPEENSAPEREIPRVHLSPTMRYSGLEVFAPKVQFRDPRSLRCHQAQVGFQVCVRPGSYKVGPQSLGISEPLDPRFNNTEIEWITKEKGGTLLYGLLIRVE from the exons GTGAACTCGTGGAGTGGCTCTATAGAGATTGGCGTGACGGCGCTGGATCCGGCCGCTCTCGACTTCCCCAGCAGCGCGACGGGGCTGAAGGGCGGCTCGTGGATCGTGTCCGGCTGCTCCGTGCTGAAGGACGGACGCTCGGTTCTGGAGGAATACGGGCGTGACCTGGACCAGCTAGGCGAAGGCGACCGCGTCGGGATCCAGCGGAACGGCCGGGGAGAGCTGCACCTGTGGGTGAACGGGCAGGACTGTGGTCCGGCGGCCAGCGGGCTGCCCTCGCGCCTGTGGGCTGTAGTGGACCTCTACGGCAAGTGCACCCAGGTCACCGTGGTCAGCTGCGAGCCTCCGGCGGACACAGGGAACGAAGAGCGGGAGGAGTTAGAGGAGGGAGAGGCGGACAGGGCAGCGTCTACGGCGGCGTCTCCGGCTGCTCTCATGCCGGATCATGAGGACAGAACAGGGGGCGTGGCTTTACCCGCCGTTCCTGCTATAGCTGGCGTGGTGAACGGCTCGGCTGAGGATG CGCCTGAAGTTACACGAGGACACAGACACGGACGACCGGACAAATTCCCAAATAACTTCGATCCAGACACCG tcctCACGGAGCACCAGTTATTTGACGTGTTCAACAACGCCATCGTGTCACTGTACCGTTCGGAAGACGAGGGTGCAGACGACTCGGGTTTAGGAGGTGTGGGCGGTTCAGGAGGAAGTTCAGACTCCTCCAGAGGGGGAACAGGAAGCAGTAACGGATCTCGAGAACGAGGAAACGAGAATGGCGTCGGAGGTCGAGCAGAGGGTGGGggcaacaacaataacaacctgtcaggaggaggaggaggaagtgggGCGGGGACGGCGGTAAGCAACAGTGGGATGACCACCAACGACGCGCTGCTGTTCCATGAGAAGTGCGGCACGCTGATTAAACtgagcaacaacaacaagacGGCCGAGAGGAGGAGACCGCTGGACGAGTTCAACAATGGTGTGGTCATGACCAACCGCCCGCTCAGACACAACGagatgtttgag ATTCGTATTGATAAACTGGTGGATAAATGGTCCGGATCCATTGAGATCGGAGTCACGACCCACAACCCCAACAATCTGGATTATCCTGCGACGATGACCAACTTACGCTCAG GAACCATCATGATGAGCGGCTGTGGGATTTTGACCAACGGAAAGGGCACACGTAGGGAGTACTGTGAGTTCAGCTTGGATGAGCTTCAG GAAGGGGATCATATCGGGTTGATGAGGAAAGCCAGCGGCGCTTTACACTTCTACATCAACGGCATTGACCAAG GCGTAGCTGCTAACCAAACCCCGGGTGTGGTGTACGGTGTAGTGGACCTCTATGGCATGGCAGTAAAAGTCACCATCGTCCACAATCACAACCACAGCGACCGTTTACGGCGCAACAACGCCATCATGAGAGCTCTATCGCCCGATGTGGGCCGACCCCGACCCGCCCTCTCGCTCACCCCCGACCCAGAAGCTCCGGACCGGCTTCTCTTCCACCCCAACTGTGGGCAGAAAGCGGCCATCATCGGCGACGGCAGGACGGCACTGCGACCTCA CGCAACAGACGACTTTAATCACGGAGTTGTGCTCAGCAATCGCCCACTGCACTCCAATGAAGTGTTCCAGGTGCGCATCGACAAGATGGTGGACAAGTGGGCGGGGTCTATTGAGATCGGCGTGACCACGCATAACCCTGCCTACCTACAGCTACCGTCCACCATGACCAACCTGCGCTCAG GGACATGGATGATGACGGGGAATGGAGTAATGCACAACGGAACCACGATACTAGACGAGTACGGACACAACCTGGACCGACTAAAA gctGGAGACACTGTCGGCGTGGTGCGGAAAGATGATGGCAGCCTGCACTTCTTCGTGAACGGGGTTCCCCAGGGGCCGGCAGCCTGGAACGTACCGCCCAGTGTTTACGCCGTAGTGGACCTGTACGGTCAGGCGGCTCAGGCAACCATCATGGATGACATGG ctGACCTTCCTCCTCTCCCAGACGACAGCTCCGAGGGTCCAGTTGCCATGTCCCCCGGCAGCCCGTGTTCTGTCACCGGAGTCAGTGCGTCCAGTGACCTGCGCTTCCATCATCTGCACGGCACCAACGCTGTCATCACCAATGGCGGCCGCACAGCTCTCCGACAGAACTGCCGCAGCGAGTTCAACGACGCTATCGTCATCTCCAACAG gaactctgtgtgtgttatcaggTGCCTTCGTGATGGTGAGTTGTTTGAGATTGTGATTCAGAAGATGGTGGATCGCTGGTCAGGATCAATAGAGGCAG gAGTGACTGCAATCAGACCAGAGGAACTGGAGTTCCCCAACACGATGACGGACATCGATTATGATACctggatgctgag CGGCACTGCGATCATGCAGGACGGGAACACCATGAGGAATAACTACGGCTGTGATCTGGACTCCCTGGGGACCGGCTCCAGGATCGGAATGATGCGTTCAGCCTCCGGAGATCTTCACTACTACATAAACGGAGTGGACCAGGGCGTGGCGTGTACCGGGTTGCCACCAGGTAAAG acGTGTATGCTGTGATTGATCTGTATGgtcagtgtgttcaggtgtCCATCACTAGCTCATCTGGTCCTCTTGACAACAGCCTGTGTACCAGTAACATCACAGAGAAGAGTTTCCCAATACACTCAccag TGGCAGGAGTGGCTCATCGTCTGCACAACAAGCACGGGAAGAACGTGGTGCTGCTCGGGGACGGCTGCCAGGCGGTCAGGGTGGGAGGGTATTCTCACGCCATCGTGTTTAGTGCAAAGGAGCTCAAGACGGATGAACTGTTCGAG GTTAAGATCAACGAGGTCGATGAGCGGTGGTCCGGATCGCTCCACATAGGCTTGACCACCCTGCAGCCCCCAGAACTACCGTCCTGCCCCCTCAGTGGCCTGTCCCCCTCCCTCACTCAGCTCAGGTCGAAGGTCACCTGGCTGCTGGCCGGGTCAGAAGTCAGACGCAACGGCATGCTGCAGAGACAAAACTTCGGCTGCTCGCTTGACAGACTGACG GTGGGGAACCGAGTGGGTGTGAAGAGATGCAGCGATGACACAATGCACATTTTTATCGATGGAGAGGACATGGGACCTGCGGCTACCGCTGTGGctaag aatgtATACGCAGTGCTGGACCTTTATGGGAAGGTGACGGCCGTGTCCATTGTCAGCTCCACTCTGGCGGAGGACACAGACAGCGTGAAGGCTTCGTCTCTCTCCTCGGACAGCTGCAGTGAAGGAGAGGACGAGTCCACACCG TGCGAGAGCGAGTCTGCCATGGTTCCCGTGGCGATGTCCTTTCTGGAGAATCATGGGAAAAATATCCAGCTGTCCAATCAGAACCTGACGGCCGCTCGAGTGTCAAGTTATAACCAGGGCCTGCTGGTCACAGCACATGCACTGCCTCGCCAGCAGCTCTTCcag TttcagatagacagactgaaCACGTCGTGGAcgtcgtctctctctctgggtgtgaTCGGTCACTCTCCAGATCGCCTCAACTTCCCTTCCACGGCCTGCTGCCTTAAACGCTCCGTCTGGCTGCTGCAGCGAGACTCCGTCTTCCACAACTCACTGAAG aTCTGTGAGAACTATGGGCCAAACTTGGACACGTGTCCTGAGGGGACAGTGCTGGGTCTGCTGGTGGACACTAATGGCTGTCTCCACCTGTATGTGAATGGGATGGACCAGGGCGTGGCAGCGCAGGACATCCCAAGCCCCTGCTACCCAATAATCGACCTGTACGGCCAATGTGAACAG gttACCATAGTGACCAGCCACATGGAGGCCGTGGGGGCGGAGAGCGGAGACGTGTGCTGCCAAGGTGACATGGAGAAAGCAGACATGGTGGACG GGATAAAGGAGAGTGTGTGCTGGACTCCTCCCCCTGAGGTGAACCCCAACAAGACGTGCGAGTACCAGGCGCTCTGCTCCAGGTTTAAGGATCTGCTCACTCTGCCTG atggtTACTTTAATGAGGATGCTAAGTATAACCTTTGTTACTGTGAGTCCTGCCATAAGCTGCGTGGTGATGAGGCTTATTATAAACACGGCGAGCCGCCGCGGGACTACGCTCTGCCCTTCGGCTGGTGCCGCTTTGCTCTGCG gatcAAGCCGCACTGTGACGTATCAAACACCTATAAGAAGTGGCACATCGCGTATCACGGAACAAGTGTGGGATCCCTGCGCCGCACACTGGACCACAGCCAGATTCTACCAC CAGACTCATCACCCGTGTTCTCGGCGACCCCGGTGAAGGTCGAGGGTCACGGCAGCTACAGCGAACCCGAGGAGAACAGCGCCCCCGAGAGGGAGATCCCCCGTGTGCACCTCTCCCCCACCATGCGCTACTCCGGCCTCGAGGTCTTCGCCCCTAAAGTGCA ATTCCGAGATCCTCGCTCACTGCGCTGTCATCAGGCCCAGGTGGGCTTCCAGGTGTGTGTACGTCCCGGCTCCTACAAGGTCGGCCCTCAGTCTCTGGGCATCAGCGAGCCGCTGGATCCCAGATTCAACAACACGGAGATCGAGTGGATCACCAAGGAGAAAGGAGGAACCCTGCTGTACGGCCTGCTCATCCGTGTGGAgtga